Proteins found in one Streptococcus mitis genomic segment:
- a CDS encoding NACHT domain-containing protein yields MVVILSLMENLLVEQLGNYFNGLIGKIKLRFVIKRLKNEVEVLILKQYGDREYYLDFDRFLIEQNVLEKIIKNFLNQDVLQSKTINQSVDFYMNLFVEKYPKYKLYNIELKKIIQKYFEIIFKQLNKISTAESQVLCRTIKEIVDGIERQLQYLTDIVDDNNLLLKQIVSGNFRTRSYIETLLTTSGDSFVQSDYFERYLFQDTEGGKERDSLDILLQHHKVVLIGEAGFGKTFETFKLINQLCAKYSDYQLIPVYVPLIEYGDSLGTLFEIIQSKMEPFCEGNSKQAINQLFVNNQLALFFDGIDDIVDERKRLKFFSEANQLMIQYNQNFFFFTTRDNRYRHELGEEKSFFLTTLSDSIIQSGLIRLWGYSKLSKAYLELFRNPLLYKIGKTILTDRQNKELLNRTQIFTEYFEKNYRYKNSYSELSLHETLNLFGKFSYENFNQSSFTYSEVDKIISAYLVSTPNKRNLIDYFINFGIFCTSDRITFSHKLFKEFCAAYYITNNLIVSSDTALLEKLIHNEEWREVVIFISGLFSTIEEQDKFLDFVLQHNLPLYVECVNSKNDSLSSDGITDFSKEDNVERILSEIHKTYKFIVENYFSPISEQFEPFITENHKLKSKIGIAGGMVENTLYYWFDIVDKDVPDVKIVSAELLSQASQEYQATIFLKTTRMVQRSTNLELSGLIGDSGRKIAIDIIKNNLKTILEKKSLPASNYILCELLKEIKNKLPWLKDIDEISLMSENVRKRIDEILQDCPEVARYTTSEGVELFSLNKLLSVLLHSGVDYRSSIIPGRDREYSESNGLTMNLYSTERKIEIVETFFNFAEVSYLEMVKYNFPKIYRCFSKFQDMPYKLLITYKDDESNPWIGYYHVAYSGDKNLVEVSHSDSFKNYEGAYDEIIQSYNLLNRVPKDISTHESAFSNLLFSRNISKNTPLNDYVHKEIKNSLEEIFGKI; encoded by the coding sequence ATGGTAGTTATTTTGTCATTAATGGAAAATCTATTAGTAGAGCAACTAGGAAATTACTTTAATGGACTTATAGGTAAAATAAAATTAAGATTCGTTATAAAAAGGCTAAAGAACGAAGTTGAAGTGTTAATATTAAAGCAATATGGAGACAGGGAATATTATCTAGATTTTGATAGATTTTTAATTGAACAGAATGTTCTTGAAAAAATAATAAAAAATTTTCTTAACCAAGATGTTTTACAATCGAAAACAATAAATCAATCAGTAGATTTTTACATGAATTTGTTTGTTGAAAAATACCCTAAGTATAAATTATATAATATTGAGTTAAAGAAGATTATTCAAAAATATTTTGAAATCATATTTAAACAACTTAATAAAATAAGCACCGCGGAATCACAGGTACTATGTCGGACTATTAAGGAAATTGTTGATGGTATAGAAAGGCAGTTGCAGTACTTAACAGATATAGTAGATGATAATAATTTATTATTAAAACAGATTGTAAGTGGAAATTTTAGAACACGCTCCTATATTGAAACCCTATTAACAACATCAGGTGATTCATTTGTTCAGTCCGACTATTTTGAACGTTATCTATTTCAAGATACAGAAGGGGGTAAAGAGAGAGATTCATTAGATATCCTTTTACAACATCATAAAGTTGTATTAATTGGAGAAGCAGGATTTGGAAAAACTTTTGAAACCTTTAAACTTATAAATCAATTATGTGCAAAATATTCTGATTATCAACTAATTCCTGTTTATGTTCCATTAATAGAGTATGGGGATAGTTTAGGAACATTATTCGAGATTATTCAATCGAAAATGGAGCCGTTCTGTGAAGGAAACTCTAAACAAGCCATTAATCAGCTATTCGTTAATAATCAATTGGCATTGTTCTTCGACGGCATTGATGATATTGTGGATGAGAGGAAGAGATTGAAATTTTTTTCTGAAGCAAATCAATTAATGATACAATATAATCAAAATTTTTTCTTTTTCACAACACGAGATAATCGATATAGGCATGAGCTTGGAGAAGAAAAGAGTTTCTTTCTAACAACCCTTTCCGATAGTATAATTCAAAGTGGTTTAATTAGACTTTGGGGGTATAGCAAGCTTTCTAAAGCGTATCTTGAACTGTTTAGGAATCCTTTATTGTATAAAATTGGTAAGACTATTCTGACTGATAGACAGAATAAAGAGTTACTTAATAGAACCCAAATTTTTACAGAGTATTTCGAAAAGAATTATCGCTACAAAAATAGTTATTCAGAATTATCCCTGCATGAAACATTAAATCTTTTTGGCAAATTTTCTTATGAGAATTTTAATCAATCTAGTTTTACATACAGTGAAGTAGATAAAATAATAAGTGCTTATCTAGTTTCTACACCAAATAAAAGAAATCTAATTGATTATTTTATAAATTTTGGAATTTTTTGTACTTCAGATAGAATTACTTTTTCTCATAAGCTATTTAAGGAGTTTTGTGCTGCATACTATATTACAAATAACCTAATAGTTTCATCAGATACAGCACTTCTCGAAAAACTTATCCATAATGAAGAATGGCGGGAAGTAGTCATTTTTATATCTGGATTATTTTCAACCATTGAAGAACAGGATAAATTTTTAGATTTTGTTCTACAACATAACTTGCCTCTCTATGTTGAATGTGTTAACTCTAAAAATGATTCATTGAGTAGTGATGGGATTACAGATTTCTCTAAGGAAGATAATGTAGAAAGAATATTATCAGAGATTCACAAAACCTATAAATTTATAGTAGAAAACTATTTCTCCCCTATATCAGAGCAATTTGAACCATTTATCACGGAAAATCATAAATTGAAATCTAAAATAGGAATTGCTGGAGGTATGGTAGAAAACACCCTTTATTATTGGTTTGATATCGTGGACAAAGATGTTCCAGACGTAAAAATTGTCAGCGCTGAATTGTTGAGTCAAGCGAGTCAAGAATATCAGGCTACTATCTTTTTAAAAACGACTCGAATGGTTCAGCGTAGTACAAACTTAGAATTATCAGGCCTTATAGGAGATAGTGGTAGAAAAATAGCAATAGATATTATTAAAAACAATCTAAAAACTATTTTAGAAAAGAAATCATTACCTGCAAGTAATTATATTTTATGTGAACTTTTGAAAGAAATAAAAAATAAATTACCTTGGCTCAAAGATATTGATGAAATATCTTTAATGAGTGAAAATGTTAGAAAAAGGATAGATGAAATTCTTCAAGATTGTCCTGAGGTTGCAAGATATACTACTTCTGAAGGAGTAGAGCTGTTTAGTTTAAATAAACTGTTATCTGTTTTACTACACTCTGGTGTGGATTATAGGAGTTCTATCATACCTGGTCGTGATAGAGAATATTCAGAATCAAATGGCTTAACAATGAACTTATATTCTACGGAAAGAAAAATAGAAATAGTTGAAACATTTTTTAATTTCGCTGAAGTGAGTTATCTGGAAATGGTGAAATATAACTTTCCTAAAATTTATAGATGTTTTTCAAAGTTTCAAGATATGCCGTACAAATTACTTATCACTTACAAAGATGATGAAAGTAATCCGTGGATAGGATATTATCACGTAGCATATTCAGGAGATAAAAATTTAGTCGAAGTATCTCATAGTGATTCATTTAAGAATTATGAAGGAGCATATGATGAAATAATACAAAGTTATAATTTGTTAAATAGAGTTCCTAAAGATATTTCTACTCATGAGAGTGCTTTCTCAAATCTTTTATTCTCAAGAAATATTAGTAAAAATACTCCATTAAATGATTATGTCCATAAAGAGATAAAGAACAGTTTAGAGGAGATTTTTGGAAAAATCTGA
- the rpmG gene encoding 50S ribosomal protein L33 has translation MRVNITLEHKESGERLYLTSKNKRNTPDRLQLKKYSPKLRKHVVFTEVK, from the coding sequence ATGCGCGTAAATATTACACTTGAACACAAAGAATCTGGTGAACGCTTGTACCTTACTTCTAAAAACAAACGTAACACTCCAGACCGTCTTCAATTGAAGAAATACTCACCAAAACTTCGCAAACACGTTGTGTTTACAGAAGTTAAGTAA
- the rpmF gene encoding 50S ribosomal protein L32 produces the protein MAVPARRTSKAKKNKRRTHYKVTAPSVNFDETTGDYSRSHRVSLKGYYKGRKIAKAASAE, from the coding sequence ATGGCAGTACCTGCACGTCGCACTTCAAAAGCGAAGAAAAACAAACGTCGTACACACTACAAAGTAACAGCTCCATCTGTAAACTTTGACGAAACTACTGGAGATTACTCACGTTCTCACCGTGTATCACTTAAAGGATACTACAAAGGACGTAAAATCGCTAAAGCTGCATCAGCTGAATAA
- the ilvD gene encoding dihydroxy-acid dehydratase, protein MTELDKRHRSSIYDSMVKSPNRAMLRATGMTDKDFETPIVGVISTWAENTPCNIHLHDFGKLAKEGVKSAGAWPVQFGTITVADGIAMGTPGMRFSLTSRDIIADSIEAAMGGHNVDAFVAIGGCDKNMPGSMIAIANMDIPAIFAYGGTIAPGNLDGKDIDLVSVFEGIGKWNHGDMTAEDVKRLECNACPGPGGCGGMYTANTMATAIEVLGMSLPGSSSHPAESADKKEDIEAAGRAVVKMLKLGLKPSDILTREAFEDAITVTMALGGSTNATLHLLAIAHAANVDLSLEDFNTIQERVPHLADLKPSGQYVFQDLYEVGGVPAVMRYLLANGFLHGDRITCTGKTVAENLADFADLTPGQKVIMPLENPKRADGPLIILNGNLAPDGAVAKVSGVKVRRHVGPAKVFDSEEDAIQAVLTDEIVDGDVVVVRFVGPKGGPGMPEMLSLSSMIVGKGQGDKVALLTDGRFSGGTYGLVVGHIAPEAQDGGPIAYLRTGDIVTVDQDTKEISMAVSEEELEKRKAETTLPPLYSRGVLGKYAHIVSSASRGAVTDFWNMDKSGKK, encoded by the coding sequence ATGACTGAATTAGATAAACGTCACCGCAGTAGCATTTATGACAGCATGGTAAAATCACCAAACCGTGCCATGCTTCGTGCGACTGGTATGACAGATAAGGACTTTGAAACACCGATTGTTGGGGTAATTTCGACTTGGGCGGAAAATACACCATGTAACATTCACTTGCATGATTTTGGGAAATTGGCTAAAGAAGGTGTAAAATCAGCAGGTGCTTGGCCTGTGCAGTTTGGGACTATCACTGTAGCGGACGGGATTGCCATGGGAACGCCTGGTATGCGTTTCTCTTTGACATCTCGTGATATTATTGCGGACTCAATCGAGGCAGCTATGGGAGGCCACAATGTGGATGCCTTTGTTGCTATCGGTGGCTGTGATAAGAACATGCCGGGTTCTATGATTGCTATTGCTAATATGGATATTCCAGCTATTTTCGCATATGGTGGAACCATTGCACCGGGAAATCTTGATGGCAAAGACATCGACTTGGTTTCTGTCTTTGAGGGGATCGGGAAATGGAACCACGGTGATATGACAGCTGAGGACGTGAAACGTCTTGAATGTAATGCCTGCCCTGGACCTGGTGGCTGTGGTGGTATGTATACTGCTAATACCATGGCGACTGCTATCGAAGTTCTCGGTATGAGTTTACCAGGATCTTCATCTCACCCAGCTGAATCAGCTGATAAGAAAGAAGATATCGAAGCAGCAGGACGTGCTGTTGTTAAGATGCTGAAACTTGGTCTCAAACCATCAGATATCTTGACTCGTGAAGCCTTTGAAGATGCTATCACTGTAACTATGGCTCTCGGTGGTTCTACAAATGCCACTCTTCACTTACTTGCCATTGCCCATGCTGCCAATGTTGACTTGTCACTTGAGGACTTCAATACAATTCAAGAACGTGTGCCTCACTTGGCTGACTTGAAACCATCTGGTCAGTATGTCTTCCAAGATCTCTATGAAGTTGGTGGTGTGCCTGCGGTTATGAGATACCTCTTGGCAAATGGTTTCCTTCATGGAGATCGCATCACATGTACTGGTAAGACTGTCGCTGAGAACTTGGCTGATTTTGCAGACCTCACTCCAGGTCAAAAAGTTATTATGCCACTTGAAAATCCAAAACGTGCGGATGGTCCGCTTATCATCTTGAACGGGAACCTTGCACCAGACGGTGCGGTTGCCAAGGTATCAGGTGTTAAAGTGCGTCGTCACGTTGGTCCAGCTAAGGTCTTTGACTCAGAAGAAGATGCTATCCAGGCTGTTTTGACAGATGAAATCGTTGATGGCGATGTAGTCGTTGTTCGTTTCGTTGGACCTAAAGGTGGTCCTGGTATGCCTGAGATGCTGTCACTTTCATCAATGATCGTTGGTAAAGGTCAAGGAGACAAGGTGGCCCTCTTGACAGATGGTCGTTTCTCTGGTGGTACTTATGGTCTGGTTGTTGGACATATCGCTCCTGAAGCTCAGGATGGTGGACCAATTGCCTACCTTCGTACAGGCGATATCGTTACGGTTGACCAAGATACCAAAGAAATTTCCATGGCCGTATCCGAAGAAGAACTTGAAAAACGCAAGGCAGAAACAACCTTGCCACCACTTTACAGCCGTGGTGTCCTCGGTAAATATGCCCATATCGTATCATCTGCTTCACGCGGAGCCGTGACAGACTTCTGGAATATGGACAAGTCAGGTAAAAAATAA
- a CDS encoding metal-sulfur cluster assembly factor: MRDDIKINDRALALQDQIIEKLEKVFDTDVELDVYNLGLIYEINLDETGLCKIVMTFTDTACDCAESLPIEIVAGLKQIDGIEDVKVEVTWSPAWKITRISRYGRIALGLPPR; encoded by the coding sequence ATGAGAGACGATATCAAAATCAATGACCGTGCTTTGGCCTTACAAGACCAAATTATCGAAAAACTAGAGAAGGTTTTTGATACAGATGTGGAATTGGATGTTTACAATCTAGGGCTGATTTATGAAATTAATCTAGACGAAACAGGCCTCTGTAAGATTGTCATGACCTTCACCGATACTGCCTGCGATTGCGCCGAAAGCCTGCCTATCGAAATCGTGGCAGGTCTGAAACAAATCGATGGTATCGAAGATGTCAAGGTTGAAGTTACCTGGTCGCCTGCTTGGAAAATCACACGAATCAGTCGCTACGGCCGCATTGCCCTTGGACTGCCACCTCGTTAA
- the rgg gene encoding quorum-sensing system transcriptional regulator Rgg (Rgg, as the term is used in Streptococcus pneumoniae, is the lone quorum-sensing system transcriptional regulator related to proteins Rgg1, Rgg2, Rgg3, and Rgg4 of Streptococcus pyogenes.), protein MEQIGKVFRQLRESRNISLRQATGGQFSPSMLSRFETGQSELSVEKFLFALENISASVEEILFLARGFQYDTDSELRKEIIDVLDPKNIAPLEDLYRREYQKHAYSQNKQKHILNAILIKSYMKSMDERVELTAEEGKVLHDYLFSTEIWGIYELNLFSVSSAFLSVSLFTRYVREMVRKSDFLMEMSGNRNLFHTILLNGFLASIECEEFTNASYFKRVIEEHFYNENETYFRIVYLWAEGLLDSKQGRVKEGQKKMEDAVHIFEMLGCNKSAEYYRNTIDC, encoded by the coding sequence ATGGAGCAGATTGGAAAAGTCTTTAGACAATTACGAGAGTCAAGAAATATCTCGCTGAGACAAGCAACTGGGGGACAATTTTCGCCGTCTATGTTATCTCGCTTTGAAACTGGTCAGAGTGAGCTTTCGGTGGAAAAGTTTTTATTTGCCCTGGAAAATATATCTGCCAGTGTGGAGGAGATCCTCTTTCTGGCGAGAGGTTTTCAGTATGATACAGATTCTGAGTTGAGAAAAGAAATCATAGATGTCTTGGATCCAAAGAATATAGCTCCGCTTGAGGACTTGTATCGCAGGGAGTATCAAAAGCATGCCTATTCTCAAAACAAACAGAAACATATTTTAAATGCCATTCTTATCAAGTCTTATATGAAGAGTATGGATGAAAGGGTAGAGTTAACGGCAGAGGAAGGGAAAGTCCTTCATGACTATCTGTTTTCTACCGAGATCTGGGGGATCTATGAACTCAATTTATTTTCAGTCAGTTCTGCTTTTTTATCTGTTTCTCTTTTTACTAGATATGTACGAGAAATGGTACGTAAATCTGATTTTCTAATGGAAATGTCTGGCAATCGAAACCTTTTTCACACTATACTATTGAATGGTTTTTTAGCCAGCATTGAGTGTGAAGAATTTACCAATGCCTCTTATTTTAAACGTGTTATCGAAGAGCATTTCTACAATGAAAATGAAACCTATTTCCGAATTGTCTATTTGTGGGCTGAAGGCCTCCTTGATAGCAAGCAAGGTAGAGTCAAGGAAGGCCAGAAAAAGATGGAAGATGCTGTCCATATTTTTGAGATGCTTGGCTGTAATAAATCTGCTGAATACTACAGAAATACGATCGATTGTTGA